The window ATCCCACGCCCGGCCCGCCTGCCCGCTTCCCCCCCTTCTTCGCGCGGAGGACAATTCAATGCGCAGGAAAGTCGTAGTCGCGGCGGTGCTCGCGCTCAGCGCGGCCACTGCCCACCCGGCCCACGCCAGCCCAGGGTATCGTGAGTGGATGAACGTCTGCGGAGCCGCGCTCCCGGGCCTCACCACCTGCGCGTCCGTGAAGCTGCAGGTCGTGGGCAACAACGTGACCCTCTGGGTGAAGAACCTGTCGGGGCTCTACGGTTCCTACCAGAACTTCGTCTTCACCTCGATCTCGTTCTTCAACGCGAACGCGGCGAACGGCATCCCCGACGCGGTCGAGGGGAACGTCACCACCATGACGGGCCCGTACCGCACCTCGAACGCCAGCAACCCGCCGCCCTCGTGGGCCGTCGTGAACAACGGCGGCGCGGGCGGAACGTTCGGCCTGGACTTCGACGCCGGGGTGAACGGGAACGACGGCTCAATCGCCAGCAGCTGCGGCAACATCCTTCCAGGGGGCAGCAACAACCTGTGGATGACGCCCACCTGCGGGTCGGGGAACGTGACCGACGGGGGCCCGGACTTCGGCTGGGTGACCATGACCTTCAGCATGACCGGGGCGTGGAACCTGGACGCGACCGACACCCAGATCCAGATCCACGCGCAGAGCGACCAGGGTTCGGTGAAGTGCACGACGGGCGTGGACTGCGACCCGACGAGCACCACGCCGGAGCCGGTGACGCTGGCGCTGGTGGGCACGGGGCTGGCCGGGCTGGCCGGCGCGTACCGCCGCCGCCGCCGCAACGGCGGCGAGGGCGAAACGCCTGCCTGAGCGGGCCGGTGCGGAACGGACGCGGGGCGGCCCACACGCCGCCCCGCGCCGCATGGGCCGGGGCCTCCGCGGAGGCCCCGCGCCCGTCGGTAAGCAGGACCTT is drawn from Longimicrobium sp. and contains these coding sequences:
- a CDS encoding PEP-CTERM sorting domain-containing protein (PEP-CTERM proteins occur, often in large numbers, in the proteomes of bacteria that also encode an exosortase, a predicted intramembrane cysteine proteinase. The presence of a PEP-CTERM domain at a protein's C-terminus predicts cleavage within the sorting domain, followed by covalent anchoring to some some component of the (usually Gram-negative) cell surface. Many PEP-CTERM proteins exhibit an unusual sequence composition that includes large numbers of potential glycosylation sites. Expression of one such protein has been shown restore the ability of a bacterium to form floc, a type of biofilm.), coding for MNVCGAALPGLTTCASVKLQVVGNNVTLWVKNLSGLYGSYQNFVFTSISFFNANAANGIPDAVEGNVTTMTGPYRTSNASNPPPSWAVVNNGGAGGTFGLDFDAGVNGNDGSIASSCGNILPGGSNNLWMTPTCGSGNVTDGGPDFGWVTMTFSMTGAWNLDATDTQIQIHAQSDQGSVKCTTGVDCDPTSTTPEPVTLALVGTGLAGLAGAYRRRRRNGGEGETPA